The Spirochaetales bacterium region GGAACGCATGAACTTCTCCACGATGTGATCGAGTTCTTCCTTGCCGGGAAGTTCGTAGTCGATGACGGCGACCTCTTTTTCGAGTTCCTGTGGTATTTTGAATACGGGTGAAAGAAGAATGATATTTTTCCAGCTTTTTTTCAATATTCTGTTTGAGTCACGCAGTTTTCTGATAACGACGGGATCTTCAAGGTAGGGGTGGAAGTCCCGAAGAATAAAAATACCCGCGATATCGGTATCCATGATGTAATCCAGAATCTTGATGGGATCCCGGAGATCCGGCTTGTCGTTGCCGCCGGCACTTTCGAGCCCCTTTGTTATGGACCAGAAAAAACATTGTATGGTTTTGTTTTTCGTCGCGGAGCGGTTTTTCGCGATTTCCGTTAACGCCTTTTCGACCCGGACCTCTTCGTATGACACGATATTGATAATGGAATAACTCGCCCTTATGAGATATTCTATTTTTTTATCTATGGTGACCTTATCGTCGGCAACAGGCATAGCGTGCTCCTTTTATTTAATTTTGCCATACTTCCCGGAAATTTTGCCGGAAGCTATGGTATCTGCTTAAAATCCCGTGGTCGTTACCAGTCCTTCGCGACTGATATGAATCTCTTCAAAACGATCGGGCATATATACCGATGCTTCATATGCTTTATACCGGTCAGTAAGAAAATGAATCCGCTGATTTCCCGAACCAGCCCAGCGCGCGGTCGGCGGACTAAGGCGGTCATATCTGCCGTCCACGAGAATATCGGTTGCGGCAAGCAGACGCCGGAAGTACGGATCCTCCGATTCGAGAATTTCGGCTTTGGTATAACCCGTGTATACCATGATACCAAGTCCGTTTTTTCGTGCCCGGTCCGCGAGTCGATACACACCCTCCGCCTGATAAAAGGGTTCTCCGCCAGAGACGGTAATGCCCTCCACTTCGGAGTAAGGTATCAGTTCCATAATCTCGGATACGGTCATGATTCTGTTTTGCCGGTGCGAACGGGCGGCCTGGTTGAAGCACCCTTCGCAATCGAACACGCATCCCTGAACCCAGACGACCGTTCTCCTGCCCGGTCCGTTCGCGACGGAGACAGCGGCGATATCATGGATATTGAGTTTCCGTTTCATTCCGTTCGCACCAGATACCCGTCGTCATGCCTCGACAATGCGCAAATCCCTTGCAAGAAGGCCGAACAACAGGATGCTGTATGCCTCCCCCCCGACGATCGCATATTCCTTCATTTCGCCTTCGGCCTCAAAGCCGAAACCTTTTAACACGGTCATTGTTTGCGTGTCGTCGGGATACAGTTTTATCCATAGTTTCCGCATACCCCATTCCTTTACGGCGGTATACGAAAGCAGCTTTACCGGTTCATATGACAATTTCCGTTTACGCGAGGACTTGTCCATGATGAGAATCAACTCCGCTCTCCGCTGGTGCCAGTCGATCGAATGAAGTCCCGCGATCCCGATCGGTTTTTTTTCTTCGAGCGAATCGATGATATATAATCTGTTTTCTTCCTGAAAACCCTCTTCGCAGCAGGACCGCTTCAGGTTCCGGTACGTGAAACCGAGATTGAGTGCCGGATCATGAATCATGGATGCGGCGATAAATTCCTTGTCGGCCAGCAGTCCGGCGATATCGGAAAACGACTGATTGTCGAGTGGGTTGAGATTGATTACTTCTCCCCGTATTGTATAAAACGACATGCCCGTAAAGCGTTCCTCTCTGCCCGTTATGTTGTATTTCGCGATATATGAAAGTAAGTGAGATATCCCGTCTCCGGGGTAAATACGTGTTTGGCGCGGTTGACATAATATTTACCGGAAAACCTGGTTCCCACTTCCTTGAGAATGACCATGGAGCCGGCCTTTATATTGTAATTTCCTTCCGATTTTCCCAGCCCTTTAACGTAATTCATGGCATTGCCCGACAGTATATCGAGTGCCATATTCCGGGCTTCATTCTGATCCGGTATATCGTCGGCGACGACAACCATTTTTACATCACCGAAATTGTCTTTTACCAGTTTTCCTCCAAGGATATCCCCGTCAAATGGTTTGTTGAGGTCATCGACGGTGGCCGTTCCGACTACCGATTCCCCCTTGTCGTTGTCCCATCCCCTGACTTCCACTTCCGTAACGATGGAGTTGGTGTCCGTCTGAACGCTGAATTCGAGGAGTGTTTTGCCCCATTCCAGGATAATGTCTTTTCCCGATGAGTCTTCCATCCGTTTGAAAATGAGTTTCTTGTCGCAGACGTTCACTCTGCAGTTGTAATTTCTGGCCATTGCCATGATATAGTCATAATCGGTCTGATTATACTGCATGGTAAAAAGATGGTTATGTGGAAGATCGTCGATTTCCGCGCCCAGACCGCACTCGTCCGCTATCTGGCGGATGATATCGGCATCGGTGACATTGTTGAACGCCCTTGTTTTTTTGCCCCTGAAAAGGCTGTGTAGTCCGTTTTTCCCCCGGACGACAAGGATATCATCGGCGTTCTTCCTGTATTGCGGATTGACTCCGACGATGATGCCGGAGATGATCTCCTCGACATCGTCTTTATAGCCGAGATGAATTTTCAATTCCGAACCGTCGGAAAAGTCCTCCGAATCGACCAACTGCCGTGAGGCGTCCGATAAGGTGACGGTGAATGTTGAAGGCATGTCGATTCTTTCATCGATAACGATATGTTTGACGCTGGCTTCTTTTACGCCGGAAAGCCGCGTCCCGTTGATGTAAATGATAAAACAGGGGGTAAGGTTTTTGGTTTCGTTGTCTCCCACCGATTCACTCCGGATTCATTTGTTTAATAAAGCGGCGGAAGCCGCAATATGGTCCCCGGTTTGATATGGAGCGGGTCCTCTATATTGTTTGCATCCGCTATTTCCCTCCATTTTCGGGGATCGGCGTATTCCCGGGCCGCGATGGAAGAGATAGTTTCGCCTTCCCGTAGTACGATTCGTTTTGTGTGATCCGCCGAATGACGGGGGTTTTTCTTGATTTGCGATGCCGCCGTGGAATACTCCTTGAACAACACCTTGAGAATCGCCCTGACCGGCGTCCCGTCGTTCATGAACATGGTAAACCGCTGTATGAGATCTTCGAGTACGCATTTGAATTTGAGTTTACCCCATGAAAACAACAATAACGGCGGTCTGTGTTCGTCGGCGTTCACGTACATCAACTCTTCGATTTGATCGGTGTATTGCCGGACATCGGTTTTTTCGTCCGAGGTATCGAGAAAAAGTTCCATGCTGAGTCGTTTTCTTTCTCCCATCGTAAACTGTACCGCGGGTGAATCCAGACCGTGTATTTCCTCTTCCCGCCATGGTGTTTTCTTTTCGATGATGTATTCTTTCGGATTGAAAAGTACTTCTATTTCCTTATCCGTATCAAGATTCTTTATTACCGCCTTTTCCAGGGCCATTGTTTCTCTCCCTTCTTTCAAACGTTTTTCATCATATAAAGGCCGTCAGTGCGATTATGTGTTGTCGACCTCGATTCCTTCATGGGCGATCTCGATTCGTTCGATTGCCGCTCCCTGTATATTCACACCGAGTTTCGGCCCGACCCATCTGCACGGGAATGCCCGGTAAAAATTCCATCGTTTTATCTCTTTTTTCCCGTCTGTTTTATAAAGAATGATGGAACCGTTTTTCCGTTCCACCGCTTTATCGCTTAAAACCGTGTTCGTATACCATTCGAATAATTCATTGTTGTCGGTAACACCGTGTTCCAGAACGATGTTCGGGTATCGTGTACGGCCGAAAAACTTATGGGTGTTCGTATTGAGTCCGCCCTCTTCGACCTCATGCACGTATGTTTCGGCTTCCAGGCCTTCACACCGATAGAATTTGGCCGATTGTATTCCCTCGATTTCGATGGCGAAATATGCCGCTTGATTGACATCGTTTCGCTCTTCTCCCATATTGATACCTCCTCTTAATGGTATACTGCCGTCATGTCATTTTGGACGGCATTTTTATTCCTACCCCGAATAAACTATTCCTGTTGAAGCGTCACGATACTGTCTTCGGTGTTGGCCGTTAACTTCAAAACAAGAAACTCGGCGGGCCGCGCGATCGAGAGCCCGACTTCGATATTGATTCTTCCCGCATCGACTTCTTCAGGAGGATTGAGTTCGTCGTCGCATCGAATATAAAACCCTTCTTCGGGAATCTTGCCTTTCATGTACCCCTGCCGCCATAGGTCGAGAAGGAATGCGTAGACATGGCGTACGAGCCTTTTTCTCAATAAGCTGTTATTCGGTTCAAAAACGGCCCAGCCCGTTCCCTTTCTTACCGCGTCTCGTATGGTACTGAACGTCCGCCGTACATTGATATACCGCCAGTCTTTCTCGCTCGAGAGGGTTCGCGCCCCCCATATCTTGACGCCGCTGCCGGCTATATACTTGAAGCAGTTTATCCCTTTCGGATAGAGGACGTCGTAAACTTCTTTTTCGATAATCTGTTCGAGCCCGACCGCCCCGCGTATATATTTGTTGGCGGGAGTGCTGAAAACGCCTTCGGTCCTGTCCCCGTATGCGTATACTCCGGCCGTGTGTCCTGAAGGAGGAACGACGAGCGTGGATAGTTTGGTTACGTCTTCGGGGTTGATGATTTCGATGCGCGGGCAGTACATGGCCGCGCATTTGCTGTCAAACCTGGCTCTCCAGTCGATGAGGCCGGCGGCATTGTCGAAAATCGGTGTATCCAAAACGGCGAATCTGTTCCCGATCGCTTCACAATGGTCGATGATCGCTTTCTGAACGATAAAGATATTTTCGATCGCCTTCTCCCGATCCTTCTCGATCAATTCCTGAAATAAAAGCACATCGGGCGATGCGATCAGCGAGATGTCGGCGCATGATTTGAAAACGCCGATGCCCGCGTTGTCATTTAATCCATTGAAATATCCGATAAAATCCGCGGGAGTCAGGTTCAACATCCCGTTTTTCCCGTGTTTCAGATTGACATAAAAAAGTTCACCGGGAAGACCCGTTTCTTTTTCTTCGATCGTGATAAGATGAGAGGCGGCATTGATTCGATCGACAAAGTAATGATTGTCGGTTTTTTTCGGTGATACATACAGGTATTCTTCCCCTTTTTTCCCGTCCATGACGACGATGTTGAGGAGGAGTTTTTCGCAAAACGCTTTTTCCTTTTCAGGATCGATTTTTTTCTTTAATCCCGATGTGAGATAAATACGATTTTTTTCAATCGATTTTACTTTTACGTATTCGAAGTGTTTCTGCCCCCTGAGGCAAAGATAATCGTCTCGTTCGATGTCCTGTGTCGAAGCGACGATGATGCAATTCTTTTCTTTATTGACAGATTCACATCGTGTCGTTGCGTACGCGGTGTGCCATAATTTAATCGACAGGCCGTTCCCCCAAATTCCTTCCGAGTTCGCGCGGATGATGTAGCCGGTTTTTCCGTCCTGATTTTCAAGTTCGTAAAAGGCCTTTGTCGCGAATGTATCGTCCGTTTCCGAGTCTTTTTTCTTTGGGGTATGTGCGATTCTTACGACGATGCATTCTTCTCCGCCGGAATTGAAAAAGCCGTATACCGCATAGGCGAGATATCCGTAATTGATGAACCCGCCGAAGATGTTGAGAAATTGTGAAAAATCCTTAATCCTTGTACCCTTGTTAAGCGGGCCTTTTTCCGCGATCCCGATAAACCCGGTCACACATTTATTGGAAATCTTTATCGGGACAATACGTTTTGGTGCATCTTCAATATAAATCCCAGGACTATTGTAGTTAGCCATATTAATCATTAAAGCTTACGTTTATAACGCTACTTTTCCTCTCTTCCCGGTTTTACGAAAAAGACGTGCCGTTCGTTTTTATAAGCCGATATATACGGTTCAGACGCCGTCATACATAGATAAAGACTGATCGTGTACAAAGAGTAAGGAATTATGTCAACTGAAGACGCTGATAACGACGAACGGGATTAATCCCATTTGGCGTCTTCGTACACTAAAGAAATACTCTCTGTTATCGGGCTGCCGTCCATACTGTCAAGATCGGAGAGGTCCCAACCGCACGGAACACATTCGAAAAGATTTCTTCTGGCGACTTCATCCGTTCCGTTTCGATCGTAGAAGACGATCGATACCGCTTTTCGTTCGGGGGTACCTTTTTCGATTGTCTCCCACCATGTTCGTAATGTTTTATCGCGGGGATCGGCGTTCCGTGTAAGTGTGAGAATTTCGTATTTCACCTTTCCGGGAATTTTTCTGGAATTTCTGTCGATGCCGCCCATATCGTCACTGACCTCAGCTGTCGCACCGAGTCCCGTCACGGAAATGAAGTTGCCGTAATCGATTCCGTCAATTTCGACCTTGAAATTCTGTCTGTTTGTGGTGACATATTCGCCCATATTTCCTCCTCATAGAAAATAAAGAAATTATTTAATTAAAAACGTTTTGATTATACCGTTCAGCCGGCTTTCTGTCAAGAATAATATGTCAAGCCGAACGGAAAACGTGCCGACGGGTATCAGATACTGTGGGTGAGAAAACCGCCGTCAACGGGAATACATGTACCGGTCATGAATCCAGATGCCCTGTTGCTCGCGAGGAGGAGGGTGACTCCCGATAATTCTTCGACGGTTCCAAACCGCCCGAACGGTGTTCTCCCGATAATTGACTTGCCGCGTTCGGTATATTCGCCCTTTTTTTCATCTTCAATCAAAACGTGTCTGTTTTGCTTTCCCAAAAAGAATCCCGGAGCGATCGCGTTTACCCTGATCCCGTACGGCGCGAAATCGGCGGCAAGTGCCCTGGTCATGGCGATGACCCCCGCTTTTGCCGCATCGTACGCCCAGACGCCGGGGAGGGGTCTGTATGATGCCATTGAGGCGATATTGATGATGGAACCTTTAATATGATGCGCCATCCATAATGCGGCACACACCTTTATGGGGACGATACAGCCGGCAAGAAGATTATTATGGAGTACATTTTTGAAATTGTCCATGTTTGTCTGCAGGAAAGGATTAAGGCCGCCGACGCCGCCGACGCCGTTAACCAGGATCGTGGGCCGGCCGAACTCCTTTTCCGTCCGTTCCAGAGCTTTTTTCACCGCATCTTCATCCCCCGTGTCCACGGTCAGCCCATGGACGGATTCGCTTTCTTGTATTCTGTCTCTGAGTCCGGAAACGACATCGTCCATCCGGGTATGAACCCCCCGTCCCCAGAGTGAAACCCGGGCGCCCGCCAAAAGAAGCGTTTCCGCCATCCGAAACGGGATGGCACCGCCGGCGCCGGTAATAACCGCGATATCGGTCTTTAAGGAAAAAAGTTCATCACAGAACGACATACCCATCTTCCTTTCATATTCCGGCCGCTTGAAAGAGGGCCGCAACATCGGTGGTTTCCCATCGGTATAACCCTATCGGGATTCACCGGCCCTGTCAATGATGAAATTCGGATGGCACGGGGCTTCTGCAGGTTTCCCGGCATCTCTCGTTGACCTTTTTACGTATATTTGATAACAATCGTAATCATCAAAGGTGTGTGAAAGGAATGCGGTTATGGCGGATCATCTTGCGGAAATGATGCCGGAAAAAGACTTTTTTGTCGGTATCGACTCGGACGGATGTGTGTTCGATACCATGGAAATAAAACATAAGGAATGTTTTTGTCCCGCCTTTATCCGCCATTTCGAGCTGCAGGCGATATCGAAATACGCCCGTGCGGTATGGGAGTTCGTCAATC contains the following coding sequences:
- a CDS encoding radical SAM protein, which translates into the protein MKRKLNIHDIAAVSVANGPGRRTVVWVQGCVFDCEGCFNQAARSHRQNRIMTVSEIMELIPYSEVEGITVSGGEPFYQAEGVYRLADRARKNGLGIMVYTGYTKAEILESEDPYFRRLLAATDILVDGRYDRLSPPTARWAGSGNQRIHFLTDRYKAYEASVYMPDRFEEIHISREGLVTTTGF
- a CDS encoding GNAT family N-acetyltransferase, which codes for MSFYTIRGEVINLNPLDNQSFSDIAGLLADKEFIAASMIHDPALNLGFTYRNLKRSCCEEGFQEENRLYIIDSLEEKKPIGIAGLHSIDWHQRRAELILIMDKSSRKRKLSYEPVKLLSYTAVKEWGMRKLWIKLYPDDTQTMTVLKGFGFEAEGEMKEYAIVGGEAYSILLFGLLARDLRIVEA
- a CDS encoding phage late control D family protein translates to MGDNETKNLTPCFIIYINGTRLSGVKEASVKHIVIDERIDMPSTFTVTLSDASRQLVDSEDFSDGSELKIHLGYKDDVEEIISGIIVGVNPQYRKNADDILVVRGKNGLHSLFRGKKTRAFNNVTDADIIRQIADECGLGAEIDDLPHNHLFTMQYNQTDYDYIMAMARNYNCRVNVCDKKLIFKRMEDSSGKDIILEWGKTLLEFSVQTDTNSIVTEVEVRGWDNDKGESVVGTATVDDLNKPFDGDILGGKLVKDNFGDVKMVVVADDIPDQNEARNMALDILSGNAMNYVKGLGKSEGNYNIKAGSMVILKEVGTRFSGKYYVNRAKHVFTPETGYLTYFHISRNTT
- a CDS encoding LysM peptidoglycan-binding domain-containing protein, which produces MALEKAVIKNLDTDKEIEVLFNPKEYIIEKKTPWREEEIHGLDSPAVQFTMGERKRLSMELFLDTSDEKTDVRQYTDQIEELMYVNADEHRPPLLLFSWGKLKFKCVLEDLIQRFTMFMNDGTPVRAILKVLFKEYSTAASQIKKNPRHSADHTKRIVLREGETISSIAAREYADPRKWREIADANNIEDPLHIKPGTILRLPPLY
- a CDS encoding phage tail protein, yielding MGEERNDVNQAAYFAIEIEGIQSAKFYRCEGLEAETYVHEVEEGGLNTNTHKFFGRTRYPNIVLEHGVTDNNELFEWYTNTVLSDKAVERKNGSIILYKTDGKKEIKRWNFYRAFPCRWVGPKLGVNIQGAAIERIEIAHEGIEVDNT
- a CDS encoding phage tail sheath family protein, encoding MANYNSPGIYIEDAPKRIVPIKISNKCVTGFIGIAEKGPLNKGTRIKDFSQFLNIFGGFINYGYLAYAVYGFFNSGGEECIVVRIAHTPKKKDSETDDTFATKAFYELENQDGKTGYIIRANSEGIWGNGLSIKLWHTAYATTRCESVNKEKNCIIVASTQDIERDDYLCLRGQKHFEYVKVKSIEKNRIYLTSGLKKKIDPEKEKAFCEKLLLNIVVMDGKKGEEYLYVSPKKTDNHYFVDRINAASHLITIEEKETGLPGELFYVNLKHGKNGMLNLTPADFIGYFNGLNDNAGIGVFKSCADISLIASPDVLLFQELIEKDREKAIENIFIVQKAIIDHCEAIGNRFAVLDTPIFDNAAGLIDWRARFDSKCAAMYCPRIEIINPEDVTKLSTLVVPPSGHTAGVYAYGDRTEGVFSTPANKYIRGAVGLEQIIEKEVYDVLYPKGINCFKYIAGSGVKIWGARTLSSEKDWRYINVRRTFSTIRDAVRKGTGWAVFEPNNSLLRKRLVRHVYAFLLDLWRQGYMKGKIPEEGFYIRCDDELNPPEEVDAGRINIEVGLSIARPAEFLVLKLTANTEDSIVTLQQE
- a CDS encoding phage tail protein, translated to MGEYVTTNRQNFKVEIDGIDYGNFISVTGLGATAEVSDDMGGIDRNSRKIPGKVKYEILTLTRNADPRDKTLRTWWETIEKGTPERKAVSIVFYDRNGTDEVARRNLFECVPCGWDLSDLDSMDGSPITESISLVYEDAKWD
- a CDS encoding SDR family oxidoreductase, which encodes MSFCDELFSLKTDIAVITGAGGAIPFRMAETLLLAGARVSLWGRGVHTRMDDVVSGLRDRIQESESVHGLTVDTGDEDAVKKALERTEKEFGRPTILVNGVGGVGGLNPFLQTNMDNFKNVLHNNLLAGCIVPIKVCAALWMAHHIKGSIINIASMASYRPLPGVWAYDAAKAGVIAMTRALAADFAPYGIRVNAIAPGFFLGKQNRHVLIEDEKKGEYTERGKSIIGRTPFGRFGTVEELSGVTLLLASNRASGFMTGTCIPVDGGFLTHSI